In Mesorhizobium sp. J428, the genomic window CCAGGCACAGAAGATCCTCGCTGACGACGCGGTGAACGGCTTCCTGTTCCAGTTGCCCAAGGTTGGTGTCTGGGACGCCAAGATCGAGGGAATGTGGGAGAATACGCCGACCCCCTCGGTCGATCTGACCAAGGTCAAGTGGGTGGATTGATCAGGATGTCTTCTCCCCCTTTCGCGGGGAGAAGATGCCTGCAGGCAAGCGAGGGCCGCGCCGTCTTCTATATGTTCGCGTCGTCCCTCAGCGGGCCCGTCGGGCCGCCGTCTCTCCGTGAAGGGAGAGACGGGAAAGCCTGGTATTTCTTATGACCGCATTTCTCCTTAAACGCTTGCTGATCGGCCTTGCGACGCTCCTCGTGGCGTCGATGGTCGTCTTTGGCGTCATGGAGGTTCTGCCAGGCGATCCCGCTTTGCTGATGCTCGGCATGAACGCCTCGCCGGAAGCCCTTGAAACACTCCGGCAACAGATGGGACTGCATGATCCCCTGATCATCCGCTACCTGGGCTGGGTCGGGGGCCTGTTGGTCGGCGATTTCGGCCGCTCCTACACCTATTCCTCTCCGGTCATCGACCTGATCGGCGAACGCCTTGCCGTCTCGCTGCCGCTGGCGTTGATATCGCTCGCGCTGTCGACGGCGATCGCGATTCCGGTCGGCCTGTTCTCCGCCGCCCGCCGCGGCAGCCTCGCCGATTCCGTCGCGATGGGCACCGCCCAGGTCGGCGTCGCCATACCGAACTTCTGGTTCGCGCTGCTGCTCATCTACGTCTTCGCCGTCTGGCTGCGCCTCGTGCCGGCCGGAGGATTCCCAGGCTGGGCCGGAGGCATTTGGCCCGGCATCAAGTCCCTCATCCTACCAGCGGTGGCGCTTGCGTTGCCGCAGGCGGCAATCCTCGCGCGCGTCACTCGCTCCGCCCTGCTCGAAGTGCTGGGAGAGGACTACATCCGCACCGCCCGCGCTAAGGGCATGCCGCGCCGCACGGTGCTGTGGCGGCACGCGCTGCGCAACGCCATGATCCCGGTGCTCACCATTCTCGGCCTGCAGTTCGCTTTTCTGCTGGCAGGCACGATCATCATCGAGAACGTCTTCTACCTGCCGGGCCTCGGCCGCCTGATCTTCCAGGCGATCACCCAGCGCGACCTGATCGTGGTCGAGGGCGTCGTCATGCTGCTTGTGGCCACGGTGGTCGTCGTCAATCTTCTTGTGGATCTCGCCTATGCGCTCGTCGACCCACGGCTGAGGGTGCGAACATGAGCGCCGAACCCATTGCCGCGCCGGTGGAGGAGAGCATCCTCCGGCTCGCGCTCCGCAACCGCTCCTTCGTCATCGGCCTGGTCATCACCGCGCTGATCGCGGCCATGGCGCTGGTCTCCTTCGTCTGGACCCCTTACGACGTCACCGATCTCATCGTCGCCAACCGGATGAAGCCGCCTTCCTCCGAATTCCTGTTCGGCACCGACCATTTCGGCCGCGACATCCTGTCGATGATCATGGTCGGCGCCAGGAACTCGATCGCCGTCGCCTTCGTCGCGGTCGGCATCGGCATGGCGCTCGGCATACCGCTCGGCTGCTGGGCCGCGGCACGCGGCGGCTGGATCGACGAGACGCTGATGCGGTTCAACGACCTCGTCTTCGCCTTCCCCGCCCTTCTGTCCGCGGTGATGATCACTGCGATCTTCGGTCCCGGTGCGGTCAATGCGATCATCGCAATCGGCATCTTCAACATCCCGGTCTTCGCCCGCGTCGCTCGCGCCGGTGCACTGGCGCTGTGGCCACGAGAATTCATCCTTGCCGCCCGCGCCTCCGGCAAGGGTAAGACGCAGATTACCATCGAGCACATCCTGCCCAACATCGTCTCGATGCTCCTGGTACAAGGCACGATCCAGTTCGCGCTTGGCATCCTCGCCGAGGCAGGCCTGTCCTATCTCGGCCTCGGCGCGCAGCCGCCCATGCCTACCTGGGGCCGCATGCTGTTCGACGCCCAGACCCGCATGATGGTGGCGCCCTACCTCGCGCTCTTTCCCGGCATGGCGATCGTCATCACTGTTCTGGGCCTCAACCTGCTCGGCGACGGCCTTCGCGACGTGCTCGACCCCAAGCTGAGGCGCGAACGGTGAGCCTGCTCGAGATCGAAAAGCTGAAGCTCGAGATAGGCGGCACGCCTATCCTGAAGGGCGTGGACATCGCCATCGGCAAGGGCGAGGTCATGGGCCTGGTCGGCGAGTCGGGCTCGGGCAAATCGATGACCGCGCTGGCGATCATGCAGCTCCTGCCCCAGGCCGCGAAGGCATCGGGCCGCCTTATCTTCGACGGTATCGACATCCTCTCCTCGACCGAGAATGCGATGTGCCGGCTGCGGGGCGATGACATCGGCATGGTGTTCCAGGAACCCATGACC contains:
- a CDS encoding ABC transporter permease, with the protein product MSAEPIAAPVEESILRLALRNRSFVIGLVITALIAAMALVSFVWTPYDVTDLIVANRMKPPSSEFLFGTDHFGRDILSMIMVGARNSIAVAFVAVGIGMALGIPLGCWAAARGGWIDETLMRFNDLVFAFPALLSAVMITAIFGPGAVNAIIAIGIFNIPVFARVARAGALALWPREFILAARASGKGKTQITIEHILPNIVSMLLVQGTIQFALGILAEAGLSYLGLGAQPPMPTWGRMLFDAQTRMMVAPYLALFPGMAIVITVLGLNLLGDGLRDVLDPKLRRER
- a CDS encoding ABC transporter permease, producing the protein MTAFLLKRLLIGLATLLVASMVVFGVMEVLPGDPALLMLGMNASPEALETLRQQMGLHDPLIIRYLGWVGGLLVGDFGRSYTYSSPVIDLIGERLAVSLPLALISLALSTAIAIPVGLFSAARRGSLADSVAMGTAQVGVAIPNFWFALLLIYVFAVWLRLVPAGGFPGWAGGIWPGIKSLILPAVALALPQAAILARVTRSALLEVLGEDYIRTARAKGMPRRTVLWRHALRNAMIPVLTILGLQFAFLLAGTIIIENVFYLPGLGRLIFQAITQRDLIVVEGVVMLLVATVVVVNLLVDLAYALVDPRLRVRT